A region of Curvibacter sp. AEP1-3 DNA encodes the following proteins:
- a CDS encoding phage virion morphogenesis protein gives MAGTSIRYGFDASPISLHLARLAVLGANQFAEVRRDIGEYFKGDIQDNLDGQKLFDGKPMEQSEAAIGRAGKTLIHKGHLRDSYDYQLEGAGLAIGSISVYAAIHHFGGETGRKGHRFTLPARPVMGFGERQERRIGDLLIAELRALQ, from the coding sequence ATGGCAGGCACATCCATTCGCTATGGCTTTGATGCAAGCCCTATCAGCTTGCATCTCGCGCGCCTGGCAGTGCTGGGTGCAAACCAGTTTGCAGAGGTCCGCCGGGATATCGGTGAGTACTTCAAAGGCGACATCCAGGACAACCTGGACGGGCAAAAGCTGTTTGATGGCAAGCCCATGGAGCAAAGCGAGGCTGCTATCGGCCGCGCCGGTAAGACGCTGATCCACAAGGGCCACCTGCGGGACAGCTACGACTACCAGCTGGAAGGCGCTGGCCTAGCTATCGGTAGCATCTCGGTCTATGCCGCCATTCACCACTTTGGAGGTGAAACAGGTCGCAAGGGGCACCGCTTCACCCTTCCCGCTCGCCCAGTGATGGGCTTCGGAGAGCGCCAAGAGCGCCGTATTGGTGACCTGTTGATTGCTGAGCTGAGGGCGCTGCAATGA
- a CDS encoding DUF1834 family protein has protein sequence MSTALLDQVEAYVRATFPKTEVATVQTYGGEFNTGEMDKVSYSCPAIFLTVLGWQPLHAGHRLSGKYARQVRVAAFVVAKNAKREVRMRQGMALAEKLCLVMRQWMPDNSASTLINVGPLEDDASAENLYSRAVDKLGQSVWLVDWHQAVKPIAGADGKPALYDWLSVAIEDTARITEPAASSPTGAPLTVTEKIIFPTN, from the coding sequence ATGAGCACAGCCCTGCTTGACCAGGTGGAAGCCTATGTCCGCGCAACGTTTCCCAAGACTGAAGTAGCGACGGTGCAGACCTATGGTGGCGAATTCAATACAGGCGAGATGGACAAGGTGAGCTACTCCTGCCCGGCCATCTTCTTAACTGTACTGGGCTGGCAACCACTGCACGCCGGCCATCGCTTGAGCGGGAAGTATGCCCGCCAAGTGCGTGTGGCCGCCTTCGTGGTGGCGAAGAACGCGAAGCGTGAAGTGCGTATGCGTCAGGGTATGGCCTTGGCTGAAAAGCTGTGCCTGGTGATGCGCCAGTGGATGCCGGACAACTCTGCCTCCACATTAATTAATGTGGGACCGCTGGAGGATGACGCCTCCGCAGAAAACCTTTACAGCCGTGCGGTGGACAAGTTGGGCCAGTCCGTTTGGCTGGTGGACTGGCACCAGGCGGTGAAGCCGATTGCTGGTGCTGACGGCAAGCCTGCACTTTATGACTGGCTGAGCGTTGCCATTGAAGACACCGCACGCATTACTGAGCCTGCAGCATCGTCGCCCACTGGCGCACCGCTGACAGTGACCGAAAAGATTATTTTCCCTACCAACTGA